The Phaseolus vulgaris cultivar G19833 unplaced genomic scaffold, P. vulgaris v2.0 scaffold_626, whole genome shotgun sequence region cttctcaccttagagtgagttcaggcaagatggaACTGAAGAGTCAGGGGTGTTCATGACCTTAAGCGGCGGGAAGGGAAGGTTGATGGAAAACGCCTTTTCCCCTTTgagtgaaacatcaatgttgacccagtaagaccagataaagcttccacgcttgcgggcggtgtgaagatagataaaatccttcttgtcttgaacgagttcaggtacggcgtGTAGGATGGAAGAAGTTAAAGGATAGCTGAGATAGGTTCATAGAGAACACCTCACTATCCAGATCATTGTTccaaaactcagggaggtagagaagaatccgaaaggcgcctctgcccccagatgagggaacaatgatcaagtTATGCAAAAGAGggtaacatcgccagaaccctatgggGTGAAGGTTGAGATAGTGAGGGGGTTGTATGGCGAGTACCAGATCGGAGGAATTTCCGGCGATGACAGGAGAGGTGTGAACTTCACTTGACAGATCAGGTAAGCTGTGTTTAGAATATTAGAttgagttaaaacctgctgcctagcaAGTGATTTTGCGATAAGGTATGTTACCTTAAGTATAAGTATAAGTCATCGCTGATAATTGATGGTGGCTCGAGTTTACTTTGAAGTAACAGTTTGTTGAGTTTGCTATAAGGTTAACAGTTTGCTCGAATTAAAGCAGTGTGTGAAGGGTTAAGTTCAGGTAACGATGAGTTACCCCAGTTGAATGAGTGTTACCAGTTATGTTGGTCGATCACGCAGCAGATAAAGAGAGAAGACCAAGTCAAGTGAAAACATAGAAGATAGCGCtctaataaaaagaaaagtcaTATATACATCGCCAACAAAGTTGTGCATAGTTCAAATATTACAAACAAAAGACAAATTCAAGGTTTTCAAAGAGGAGGTGATGGGGGAAAGCAGTTAGTCTTCAGAAGGcacaatcttcccatccaccacttcgttgcagatcgataacatggagaggtcgagctccgGATATTGACATGCTATTTGCTCCAGAGCGGCGTCAAACCCGGTGGTGAGGACTTGAGCAGCGCTTTGGTTGAGCTCGTAAGCTTGCTtcttcaactcttctcttttctCATGAGCCCGAGCCAGTTCTTCAGCAGCTTTCTTGCTCTCGTCCCGAGCTTGGGCCAGCTCTGTAGCAATTCTTTCAGTTTCCTTACGAGCTTCGGTGAGCTCAGTGAGAGCCTTGTCCCTCTCAGCTTCGACCTTCCCCAAGAGGACCTCCCTCTCTGTTGATCTTTTTTCAATCTTCTCCACCCTGGAAGCTTCAGCTTTTTGTGCAGCCTCCAAATCTGCCACTTTGACCCTAAATGGGACCAGTTTGCTCTCCAAGTCAATCTTTTCTTGGAGTTGAGTGTGCAGCTTTTGGCACAGATCGGAGGCTTCCTTGCGTGTGTTCCTTAGTTCCGCTTCCAGCGcatcctccagccttgaatgtTCCATCTCCGTCATCAGCGGATTGCATGTGAGCTTTTCAGCCTCAGCCTTTATAATGAGATTCGACTCTTTGAGCTCGAGATTTTCCTGTTGGAGCCTCTTGAGCGAATCCGTCACAGCTCTTGTTACAAGCGAAGGGAAACCTTCCGCCATGGCCTTTAGCTGAGCTGCAAAGGGTCCCAAGGTCTCCTTGAAGGAATCTGGGACACTTGAGGCTGATGTTGGAGGTGCTGGTGGAGTTTGATgttgactttcaccaccaccctcttgagcttGTACAGTAAGGGGGGCTTCAAGGTGTGGTGGTGAGGCTGGGGCTTCTGTTATAGGCATTGGGGAAGCCTGGGCACCCTCATCTTCTTCTAGTGCAGCCCCAGCGATGGATGTGGTGGAAGGAGAACCCTCTCCAACATATACAAATGGTGTTGagggcgcttggagggttctctacATAGTTAGGGCCACTGCTTTCGACCACTGGGGGCGCGGCGGCCAGTGGTGCTGCTTGGACTGGTTCTAGCGGAGCTGGAGGTGGTGGCGGCATTGGTGTTGGGAATGCAGGTGGTGTAGAGGTGGTTACCCTTTTCCTCTTGGTGATGAGACCATCCTCGGTGTCTTCATCGTCGTCTTCTTCCTCCGACACCACCTGAGGGGTCTTCCTCTTTGGTCTCTTCAACaccatttttttcctttctgggACGGGTAGGGCCCCAGAAGGAGTTGGACCTCGGGGAGGAGTTTTTccttgggcagcggcgatctccacaaccgagttgggcacagtttgggagcccgccgcaagtttgtgggatcgggcgatcgccctcaatttTGCCAACTTTCCTTTTCCCAACATTACGTCTGCACAAGGTAAAAAATAGATGAGTATGCCCCAAAGCAGAAGCAGAACATACAAGTATATACATACAGAAATAACCTAAGCAAATAGCACATGGATGAATGATCAAGACCAGTACAAAACGAACAGAATGCCAAAGACAGAATGGTAGAAATGCTAAGACAGTTTCAACACAAAATGAAAGTCTTGGTGTTGGGGTAAGGGCTAACCTATGTACATTTcaagttggtcctcgaagaattcgaaggagattattg contains the following coding sequences:
- the LOC137817683 gene encoding uncharacterized protein, whose protein sequence is MPITEAPASPPHLEAPLTVQAQEGGGESQHQTPPAPPTSASSVPDSFKETLGPFAAQLKAMAEGFPSLVTRAVTDSLKRLQQENLELKESNLIIKAEAEKLTCNPLMTEMEHSRLEDALEAELRNTRKEASDLCQKLHTQLQEKIDLESKLVPFRVKVADLEAAQKAEASRVEKIEKRSTEREVLLGKVEAERDKALTELTEARKETERIATELAQARDESKKAAEELARAHEKREELKKQAYELNQSAAQVLTTGFDAALEQIACQYPELDLSMLSICNEVVDGKIVPSED